A part of Gemmatimonadota bacterium genomic DNA contains:
- a CDS encoding peroxiredoxin family protein, with product MPRKNRVLSIGDIAPLFTLPSHQRQDVSLVSYRGKEHVILTFFRGTWUKRSRRQLAIVQEHIDVYTERNATSIAIAAGQQLCELREYAERSGITYPLLADEDRSAIKSYGVYHWFGLAFAHNLIYNTLRPAGFFIDKLGYSLYNWLGLPDHSLVHSIARPATFIIDKLGIIRYMYIGSNQFDLAEQEEILEHLKLLP from the coding sequence ATGCCGCGTAAAAACAGGGTTCTCAGCATTGGTGATATTGCCCCCTTATTTACCCTCCCTTCGCATCAACGACAAGACGTATCGCTCGTATCGTATCGAGGTAAAGAACATGTCATTCTGACGTTTTTTCGGGGGACCTGGTGAAAAAGAAGCCGTCGTCAGTTGGCGATAGTGCAAGAACATATAGATGTTTATACCGAACGCAATGCGACATCTATCGCTATCGCAGCAGGACAGCAACTCTGTGAACTGCGCGAATACGCCGAACGGAGTGGTATCACCTATCCGCTTCTGGCGGACGAAGATCGAAGTGCCATCAAAAGCTATGGGGTCTATCACTGGTTTGGTCTGGCGTTTGCTCACAATCTCATTTACAACACTTTGCGTCCAGCGGGATTTTTTATCGACAAACTCGGCTATTCGTTATATAACTGGCTCGGTCTGCCAGATCACAGCCTCGTTCACAGTATTGCCCGTCCAGCGACGTTTATCATCGATAAACTCGGCATTATTAGATATATGTATATTGGTTCAAATCAGTTTGATTTAGCCGAACAGGAAGAGATTCTCGAACACTTGAAATTGTTACCATAA
- a CDS encoding ATP-binding protein, translated as MVHYSRRLRIDLPSRQSAFLWGPRKTGKSTYLKQVFPNSLVYDFLKTDLMLDFNRRPAMLREQVLAQSEALLAHPIILDEVQRVPLLLDEVHWLIENRGLRFILCGSSARKLKRGRANLLGGRAWRYEMFPLVTDELPDGDIDLLRVLNRGLIPDHFASTQYRRSLNAYVQDYLKEEVFDEGLTRNIPAFSRFFDAMGYSHGELTNFSNIARECGVSSKTVKEYYQILVDTLLGKMVEPFKRRQSRQVISRAPKFYLFDVGVAGVLAKRHLEDAQGIIFGKAFEHFIFSELMAHASYSALYYDVHFWRTKSGLEVDFVLGNGEVAIEAKGTSQVDNRVLRPMHAFIDEFAPRKAIVVCNETAERVVGPIRIVPWKVFLQSLWAGDVIS; from the coding sequence ATGGTACACTATTCCCGGCGCTTAAGAATTGATTTGCCCAGCCGACAATCGGCTTTTTTGTGGGGACCGCGAAAAACAGGTAAATCCACATATCTCAAACAGGTGTTTCCCAACAGTCTGGTATATGATTTCCTGAAGACGGATTTGATGCTGGATTTCAACCGGCGACCAGCCATGTTGCGCGAGCAAGTTCTCGCGCAGTCTGAAGCATTATTGGCGCATCCGATTATCCTGGATGAGGTTCAGCGTGTGCCGCTTTTATTGGATGAAGTGCATTGGCTGATAGAAAATAGGGGACTGCGTTTTATTTTATGTGGTTCCAGTGCGCGGAAGCTCAAGCGGGGACGGGCCAATTTGCTCGGTGGACGCGCCTGGCGATATGAAATGTTTCCATTAGTGACAGATGAGTTGCCTGACGGCGATATAGATCTCTTGAGGGTTTTGAATCGTGGCCTGATTCCCGATCATTTTGCCAGCACGCAATATCGCCGTTCTCTAAATGCTTATGTGCAAGATTACTTAAAAGAAGAAGTTTTTGACGAGGGGTTGACGCGCAATATTCCGGCATTTTCCAGATTTTTTGATGCGATGGGATACTCTCACGGCGAGTTGACTAATTTTTCCAATATTGCCCGAGAGTGTGGCGTGAGTTCCAAGACTGTAAAAGAGTATTATCAAATTCTCGTCGATACGCTTTTGGGCAAAATGGTTGAACCTTTTAAGAGACGACAAAGCAGGCAGGTTATTTCCAGAGCGCCCAAGTTTTATTTATTTGATGTGGGTGTGGCTGGTGTACTTGCAAAACGGCATTTGGAGGATGCCCAGGGCATAATTTTTGGCAAAGCGTTTGAGCATTTTATTTTTTCCGAATTGATGGCACACGCTTCTTATAGTGCATTGTATTACGATGTTCATTTTTGGCGAACGAAGTCGGGGTTAGAGGTTGATTTTGTACTGGGCAATGGCGAGGTGGCAATTGAGGCCAAAGGTACAAGCCAGGTAGATAACAGGGTTCTTCGACCTATGCATGCATTTATCGATGAATTCGCACCCAGGAAAGCTATAGTTGTTTGCAATGAAACGGCAGAACGCGTTGTTGGCCCAATTCGCATTGTGCCCTGGAAAGTGTTTCTACAATCTCTATGGGCAGGTGATGTGATTTCATGA
- a CDS encoding oxygenase MpaB family protein → MQIPSSYQPGYEKALLTDPDLAKTYIQHTLIGDPDADALINGLADIDEKQQGEFIRAGMDLDEEKLRDAPQELRAFFEKVGTPPAWFDPESVYPGCRGFQAYSDLFLTSFVVDIIVQGFTTLISQSFFTTGRLTDQGVRRLKQNILHLLEIMLPGGLERYGEGWKLSVRLRLVHAQVRRHLLASEVWDYEAHGMPISTAHIALASCNFSGMLLRSATRIGARLNDEERDSFMQIWRYTAHLMGVPEALLFSNETEACEIYRVGYICEPPPGLEAIAMANSVIASAPYVIGIKDEKERDNLSGFGYRLSRALIGDELADQLMFPKSRTSGPGTLVYLRLRRRIQDILDVLLWWRPGHRTRSFMALLDVSTLEEHKISYRLPDKLHADEAKPW, encoded by the coding sequence GTGCAGATACCTTCTTCATATCAACCCGGGTATGAAAAAGCACTTCTGACCGATCCCGATCTCGCCAAAACGTACATCCAGCACACGCTGATTGGAGATCCCGATGCCGATGCCCTGATCAATGGATTAGCCGACATTGACGAGAAGCAACAGGGCGAATTCATCAGGGCTGGGATGGACCTGGATGAGGAAAAACTGCGTGATGCGCCTCAGGAATTACGGGCGTTTTTTGAGAAGGTCGGGACGCCGCCCGCGTGGTTTGATCCCGAGTCAGTATATCCCGGATGCCGTGGCTTCCAAGCCTATTCAGATCTGTTTCTTACCTCGTTTGTCGTGGATATTATTGTACAGGGTTTCACTACGCTGATCAGCCAATCGTTTTTCACCACAGGAAGGCTGACCGATCAGGGGGTGCGGCGGCTAAAGCAAAATATACTTCACCTCTTAGAGATTATGTTGCCGGGTGGCCTGGAGCGATATGGCGAGGGCTGGAAACTGTCTGTCCGTCTGCGGCTGGTGCATGCACAGGTCAGGCGGCATCTTCTCGCTTCTGAGGTGTGGGACTATGAAGCCCACGGCATGCCGATCAGTACTGCCCACATCGCGCTCGCGTCCTGTAATTTCTCCGGGATGCTGTTGCGGTCAGCCACGCGAATTGGCGCACGTCTAAACGATGAAGAGCGCGACAGTTTTATGCAGATATGGCGCTATACCGCTCATCTGATGGGTGTGCCCGAGGCACTCTTGTTCAGCAATGAGACCGAAGCCTGTGAAATATACCGCGTGGGTTACATCTGCGAGCCGCCTCCCGGCCTGGAAGCTATTGCTATGGCAAACTCGGTGATTGCCTCGGCTCCTTACGTGATCGGTATTAAAGACGAGAAAGAGCGAGATAATCTATCTGGTTTTGGATACCGCCTTTCCCGAGCGTTGATTGGAGACGAACTCGCCGATCAACTCATGTTCCCCAAAAGTCGGACATCTGGCCCCGGGACACTGGTATATTTGCGGCTGAGGCGCAGAATCCAGGATATCCTCGATGTCCTGCTATGGTGGAGACCGGGGCATCGTACCCGAAGCTTCATGGCCTTGCTCGACGTATCTACGCTCGAAGAACATAAAATCAGTTACCGATTGCCCGACAAGCTACACGCAGACGAGGCGAAGCCGTGGTGA
- a CDS encoding EVE domain-containing protein: protein MAQKYWLVKCEYDVCSFEELSNRPSGIGYWRGVRNYQARNFIRDEMQKGDQALFYQSNCKNPGVAGIANIVRAGYPDPSQFDARHEYYDEKASKEDPRWFSFDVQWSKAFEPYISLQDLKNNPKLKDMKVVQRGQRLSILPVTKEEFEIVCEMGGHLAR, encoded by the coding sequence ATGGCCCAAAAATACTGGCTTGTAAAGTGCGAATACGATGTGTGCTCTTTTGAAGAATTGAGCAATCGTCCCAGTGGGATTGGGTACTGGCGGGGGGTGCGCAATTATCAGGCGCGCAATTTTATCCGCGACGAAATGCAAAAAGGCGATCAGGCACTTTTCTATCAGTCGAATTGTAAAAATCCCGGTGTTGCTGGTATCGCGAATATTGTGCGTGCTGGATATCCCGATCCCTCTCAATTCGATGCGCGTCATGAGTATTACGATGAAAAGGCCTCGAAAGAAGATCCGCGCTGGTTTTCTTTTGATGTGCAATGGTCAAAAGCATTTGAGCCGTATATTAGCCTACAAGACCTCAAGAATAATCCCAAGCTCAAAGATATGAAGGTGGTTCAGCGCGGACAGCGGTTGTCAATTCTGCCGGTGACAAAGGAGGAGTTTGAGATTGTGTGCGAGATGGGTGGGCATTTGGCGAGATGA
- a CDS encoding arylsulfatase → MSERPNLLLITTDQQRGDCLGCDGHPALETPYLDELAERGAHFPHAYTSVPSCTPARAGIITGMDQWNHGRLTMTGSHPLEYPATLPGELAAAGYHTQAVGKMHHAPQRRLYGFHHMVLDESGRRAGNFISDYHLFFDQHKEGAYGYRDHSIDWNSWMARPSHLPEHLHPTHWTASEGIKFLQQRDPTKPFFMWLSFARPHSPYDAPQAYWDMYIDNDNIPKAAVGDWAAEFDKKIADVNAPRSHRSDAETHRGRAGYYGNITFIDHQIGRVLYELRHRDPQAYSNTLIIFTSDHGDMMGDHHHWRKTYAYEGSARIPFIVKYPDTWRDVERGMKYDHPVELRDVMPTLLDAAEVDIPASVDGRSLLDIARGDDEGWRAFVQGEHTTCYTREHGMQYVTDGHEKYIWFHHTGEEQFFNLDDDPLECCELSKDPAYETRIAMWRRRLAEVNENRGDPRGQNGELVPQPDGALSLSPNYQKWKEAAQ, encoded by the coding sequence ATGTCAGAGCGACCAAATTTGTTGTTGATTACAACAGATCAACAGCGCGGAGATTGCCTCGGGTGTGATGGGCATCCGGCACTGGAGACGCCGTATCTCGATGAATTGGCCGAGCGGGGGGCGCATTTCCCCCACGCATATACATCAGTGCCATCGTGTACGCCTGCACGTGCGGGGATTATCACGGGGATGGATCAATGGAATCACGGGCGGTTGACAATGACGGGAAGCCATCCGCTGGAATATCCGGCGACATTGCCGGGGGAACTTGCAGCGGCGGGATATCACACGCAGGCTGTGGGTAAGATGCATCATGCCCCGCAGCGCAGGCTATACGGTTTTCACCACATGGTGCTGGATGAAAGTGGCCGGCGGGCGGGAAACTTCATCAGCGATTATCATCTGTTTTTTGATCAGCACAAGGAAGGTGCTTACGGGTATCGGGATCACAGTATCGATTGGAATTCATGGATGGCGCGTCCCAGCCATTTGCCCGAGCATTTGCATCCGACGCACTGGACGGCGAGTGAGGGAATTAAATTTTTGCAGCAACGCGATCCGACCAAACCGTTTTTTATGTGGCTTTCATTTGCGCGTCCTCATTCGCCCTATGATGCGCCCCAGGCGTATTGGGATATGTATATCGACAATGACAATATTCCCAAAGCCGCTGTGGGAGACTGGGCTGCAGAGTTCGACAAAAAAATCGCAGATGTCAATGCACCGCGTTCGCACCGTTCCGATGCGGAAACGCACAGGGGGCGGGCGGGATATTACGGCAATATCACGTTTATCGATCACCAGATTGGGCGCGTGCTGTACGAGTTGCGCCATCGGGACCCACAAGCATACAGTAATACCCTGATTATTTTTACATCTGATCACGGCGATATGATGGGCGACCACCACCACTGGCGGAAGACGTATGCATACGAAGGGTCTGCGCGCATTCCATTTATTGTGAAGTATCCCGATACATGGCGGGATGTGGAGCGAGGGATGAAGTACGATCATCCGGTGGAGTTGCGCGATGTGATGCCCACATTGCTCGATGCTGCCGAGGTCGATATACCGGCGTCTGTAGATGGGCGGTCTCTTCTGGATATTGCGCGGGGGGATGATGAAGGATGGCGTGCGTTTGTGCAGGGCGAGCATACGACGTGTTATACGAGAGAACACGGCATGCAATATGTGACCGATGGGCACGAGAAGTATATCTGGTTTCATCACACGGGAGAAGAACAGTTTTTTAATCTGGATGACGATCCATTGGAATGCTGCGAGTTGTCCAAAGACCCGGCGTATGAAACGCGCATTGCGATGTGGCGCAGGCGATTGGCAGAGGTGAATGAAAATCGGGGCGATCCGAGGGGGCAAAATGGGGAACTCGTGCCGCAGCCCGATGGCGCGCTGAGCTTGTCGCCAAATTATCAGAAATGGAAAGAAGCCGCACAATAA
- a CDS encoding membrane dipeptidase encodes MSDHTYFIVDSHLDLAFCAIQVNRDLTQPAATVRVHDSELTTRSFGSCTTTFPELHKGRVGIVFGTVMSRIDTNDRWTRTGMWDQTQCYGVGMGHYAFYKAMERRGIIRQIHTVEDLDACVAAWAQPAADTPIGLVLAMESADPILDPDQVSEWRDLGLKMVSISHYGVSSYCHGTGTEGGLLDRGRPLLDALKAAGIIVDLTHTTDQAFWEILDYYDGPVAASHHNCRALTPGQRQLTDDMIRAIVERGGVIGAAFDAWMLDPDWKRGVPCYEQTTEATLDTIVDHIDHVCQLAGNANHSGIGTDLDGGYGQEQSPRDLNTIADLQNLVPIFERRGYSEEDIQKVLSGNWVRLLKSVWKR; translated from the coding sequence ATGTCCGATCATACTTACTTTATTGTCGATAGCCACTTAGATCTTGCCTTTTGCGCTATTCAGGTCAATCGCGATCTCACGCAACCCGCGGCAACTGTGCGGGTACACGATTCGGAACTGACTACGCGCAGTTTTGGGTCGTGTACAACCACGTTTCCCGAGTTGCACAAGGGGCGTGTGGGGATTGTGTTTGGCACAGTGATGTCGCGTATTGATACCAATGATCGCTGGACGCGTACGGGGATGTGGGATCAGACGCAGTGTTACGGTGTCGGGATGGGGCATTACGCCTTTTATAAGGCGATGGAGCGGCGGGGGATTATCCGGCAGATTCATACGGTTGAGGATCTGGACGCCTGTGTTGCGGCGTGGGCACAGCCTGCGGCAGATACCCCTATCGGGTTGGTGCTGGCGATGGAAAGCGCCGATCCGATTCTGGATCCCGACCAGGTGTCCGAATGGCGCGATCTGGGCTTGAAAATGGTGAGTATTTCGCATTATGGCGTGAGTTCTTATTGTCACGGAACGGGGACGGAAGGGGGATTGCTGGATCGGGGCAGGCCGTTGCTCGACGCACTCAAAGCCGCGGGGATTATTGTGGATTTGACACATACAACCGATCAGGCTTTCTGGGAAATTCTCGATTATTACGATGGGCCGGTGGCTGCAAGCCATCACAATTGTCGGGCTCTGACGCCGGGGCAGAGGCAGTTGACAGATGATATGATCCGCGCAATTGTAGAACGCGGCGGAGTTATTGGCGCAGCTTTTGATGCGTGGATGCTCGATCCAGATTGGAAGCGGGGCGTGCCGTGTTATGAGCAGACCACAGAGGCGACGCTTGATACAATAGTTGATCACATCGATCATGTGTGTCAGCTTGCTGGCAATGCAAATCATTCGGGTATTGGGACGGATCTGGATGGGGGGTATGGCCAGGAACAGTCGCCGCGAGATTTAAATACAATTGCCGATTTGCAGAATCTGGTGCCTATTTTTGAACGGCGCGGATATTCAGAAGAGGATATTCAAAAGGTGTTGTCGGGAAATTGGGTGCGGTTGTTGAAGTCGGTGTGGAAAAGGTGA
- a CDS encoding membrane dipeptidase: protein MREYLIIDGHLDMAFNALFYRRDLTQSVYVLREREDSMVGGLSNHPDSLEKRLGPQPKRFTPTVCLPEMRKGRVGIMLSTIMCRVQNPQDNTHNAVRTQDVAYARGQSHLAYYRALERCGEIRFIKSVADLNACVSDWENPSDDMPVGLILSMESADPILGPDQVGEWYEAGLRSVSLTHFGANTYGHGTGTVGGLYPPAYALMDALAETDIALDLTHAADLTFWHILDYWKGPVHASHCNCRALVPGQRHLSDDMIRAITDRGGVIGMVFAEQMLSPAWNWDDQSTHYTTATRPMKAVLEHIDHICELTGSTDHVAYGTDLDGGFGLELSPTDYHTIDDLQRFLNLMRDHGYGEDDVKGFAHGNLVRFFNTAWG from the coding sequence ATGCGCGAATATTTGATTATTGATGGGCATCTCGATATGGCGTTTAATGCACTGTTTTATCGCCGTGATCTCACGCAGTCTGTATATGTGTTGCGCGAGCGCGAAGACAGTATGGTGGGAGGATTGTCGAACCATCCGGATTCGCTGGAGAAACGCCTGGGGCCACAGCCCAAACGGTTTACGCCAACTGTTTGTTTGCCCGAGATGCGAAAAGGGCGCGTGGGGATTATGCTTTCGACCATTATGTGTCGCGTGCAAAATCCACAGGATAATACGCACAATGCGGTGCGCACACAGGATGTGGCCTATGCGAGAGGCCAATCTCATCTGGCGTATTATCGGGCGCTGGAACGGTGTGGCGAAATTCGGTTTATCAAGTCTGTTGCAGATCTCAATGCCTGTGTTTCTGACTGGGAGAACCCATCGGACGATATGCCCGTGGGGCTTATTTTGTCGATGGAAAGTGCCGATCCGATTCTGGGGCCCGATCAGGTGGGCGAATGGTATGAAGCGGGACTGCGCTCGGTGTCTTTGACTCATTTTGGCGCCAATACGTATGGGCATGGCACGGGTACGGTGGGTGGGCTATATCCACCGGCTTACGCGCTGATGGATGCGCTGGCTGAGACCGATATTGCGCTGGATTTGACGCATGCGGCAGACCTGACCTTCTGGCATATTCTCGATTATTGGAAGGGGCCAGTGCATGCCAGCCATTGCAATTGTCGCGCTTTGGTGCCGGGGCAGCGGCATTTGTCGGACGATATGATCCGCGCGATTACGGACCGGGGAGGCGTAATCGGGATGGTTTTTGCCGAGCAGATGTTGTCTCCGGCATGGAATTGGGACGATCAGAGTACGCATTATACCACGGCAACCCGACCAATGAAGGCAGTACTCGAACACATCGATCACATCTGCGAACTGACAGGTAGCACAGATCACGTGGCTTATGGTACAGATCTGGACGGTGGATTTGGGTTGGAGCTTTCGCCCACAGATTATCATACGATTGACGATTTGCAGCGGTTTCTAAATCTGATGCGCGATCACGGCTATGGAGAAGACGACGTGAAGGGGTTTGCGCATGGGAATTTGGTTCGATTTTTTAATACAGCCTGGGGATGA
- a CDS encoding metallophosphoesterase family protein — protein sequence MRPICLILLFLFTVPAYANEHYRAAVDSIPSKIPDRIVLNWSEDPTTTASITWRTDTSITQAEGQIAKANASANFTTWSWSKNARTEKWEHNGNTAHFHSVTFKGLKPNTLYAYRVGSGNIWSSWYQFRTASAEPDDFTFIYFGDAQNNLLALWARTIRTAVLDAPHADFIIHAGDLVNRANRDSEWEEWFESGDWIHAKIPSISTPGNHEYYKNGDKRHLSVLWRPHFTLPENGPEGFAEATYYTDYQGARIISLNSNERHKEQASWLEQVLKDNPNKWTFVTFHHPVYSASEGRDNKDLREAWKPIFDKYAVDLVLQGHDHSYARGNNIGSGATVRDSTKGTVYVVSVSGPKQYKLRKDRWMTRGAENTQLYQVITVSGDILSYRAMTAVGELYDAFDLVKQEGKPNKLIDRAPQAPERRWENTLEKKDKDDKVY from the coding sequence ATGCGCCCGATTTGTCTCATCCTTCTGTTCCTATTCACAGTCCCGGCTTATGCAAACGAGCATTACCGTGCTGCCGTAGATTCCATTCCCTCAAAAATTCCCGACCGCATAGTACTCAACTGGTCGGAAGACCCCACCACCACAGCATCGATCACATGGCGCACCGATACGAGCATCACACAAGCCGAAGGACAGATCGCAAAAGCCAATGCCTCGGCCAATTTTACCACATGGTCCTGGAGCAAAAACGCGCGCACTGAAAAATGGGAACACAATGGAAATACGGCCCATTTCCATTCGGTCACATTCAAGGGTCTCAAACCCAATACCCTCTATGCCTATCGCGTGGGCAGTGGCAATATCTGGAGTTCCTGGTATCAATTTCGCACGGCCTCAGCTGAACCGGATGACTTCACCTTCATCTACTTTGGCGATGCACAAAACAACCTGCTCGCTCTGTGGGCACGCACCATCCGAACCGCCGTACTCGACGCGCCCCATGCCGATTTTATCATCCACGCAGGCGACCTCGTCAATCGCGCCAACAGGGACAGTGAATGGGAAGAATGGTTTGAATCTGGCGACTGGATCCATGCAAAAATCCCCAGCATTTCTACGCCGGGGAATCACGAATACTATAAAAATGGAGACAAACGCCATCTATCTGTTCTATGGCGTCCGCATTTCACCCTGCCAGAAAATGGGCCAGAGGGCTTTGCAGAAGCGACCTATTACACAGACTATCAGGGCGCGCGCATCATCTCGCTCAATTCCAATGAACGCCACAAAGAACAGGCATCCTGGTTGGAACAAGTGCTCAAAGATAACCCGAATAAATGGACCTTTGTCACATTCCATCATCCCGTCTATTCGGCGTCTGAAGGTCGCGACAATAAAGACCTGCGCGAAGCGTGGAAACCCATCTTTGATAAATACGCCGTCGATCTGGTGCTCCAGGGGCACGACCACTCGTATGCCAGAGGAAATAACATCGGCAGCGGCGCAACCGTGCGCGACTCAACCAAAGGCACAGTTTATGTCGTATCGGTCAGCGGTCCCAAACAATACAAACTCAGAAAAGACCGCTGGATGACGCGCGGTGCGGAAAACACACAACTTTATCAGGTCATTACCGTCTCTGGCGACATCTTGAGCTATCGCGCAATGACCGCAGTGGGCGAACTCTACGACGCTTTTGATCTGGTCAAACAGGAGGGCAAACCCAACAAACTCATTGATCGCGCGCCTCAAGCTCCCGAACGCCGATGGGAAAATACCCTGGAAAAGAAAGACAAAGACGACAAAGTTTATTAG
- a CDS encoding phytanoyl-CoA dioxygenase family protein — protein MFEPSMKTFYDTHGYLVVKNLFAKEELADVIQRTDEIVADPDRAPEGISIGLEGNTVTDKSNPEAQNHSVRVLAFVVRFDHTYHPIARHSKLLALVRGLIGPRIRVFRDQMLLKPPGGQAKPAHQDQSYFRVQPINGLVTAWIALDEATDTNGCMRYVPGSHRHGIFEITHDPDRPVHHIPDTRNIELPESVACPVPAGSVIFHHGCTLHHSEINHTNTWRKALILHYATTDSRSEREQLNNEISLEID, from the coding sequence GTGTTTGAACCCAGTATGAAAACATTTTACGACACCCATGGCTACCTCGTCGTAAAAAACCTCTTTGCAAAAGAAGAACTCGCCGACGTCATACAGCGCACCGACGAGATTGTAGCCGACCCGGATCGCGCACCCGAGGGCATCTCAATTGGCCTTGAAGGCAATACCGTAACAGACAAATCAAATCCAGAAGCGCAAAATCACAGTGTGCGCGTTCTCGCATTTGTCGTGCGCTTTGACCACACCTATCACCCCATTGCCAGACATTCCAAACTACTCGCACTCGTACGCGGCTTGATCGGGCCGCGCATTCGCGTTTTTCGCGATCAGATGCTGCTCAAACCACCGGGTGGTCAGGCAAAACCAGCGCACCAGGACCAGAGCTATTTTCGCGTACAACCCATCAATGGTCTCGTCACCGCCTGGATTGCCTTAGACGAGGCCACAGATACCAATGGCTGTATGCGTTATGTGCCCGGCTCACACAGACACGGCATCTTCGAAATCACCCATGACCCAGACCGCCCCGTGCATCACATACCCGATACGAGAAATATCGAACTCCCCGAATCCGTCGCTTGTCCCGTGCCCGCAGGATCCGTCATTTTTCACCACGGCTGCACCCTGCACCACAGCGAAATAAACCACACAAACACATGGCGCAAAGCGCTCATCCTCCACTATGCCACAACCGATTCTCGCTCCGAACGCGAACAACTCAACAACGAAATCTCTCTTGAAATTGATTGA
- a CDS encoding adenosine deaminase — translation MSPLHLAKTCELHVHPGGCLTAEDLIELGKDLYEDIDWTPFTDAYEEAYGIRPDPIALYRDAISNPTVGLAKFKEHYIYTEKDGGDFGRFKAKFNIISSLLRHPPQRQELLIKAFFKAHDRHRKEGITFIEYRCSGGGETREGFIDFHSTNAQILSNASQNNTTARYIITLRRSTAQQDYEWVQELLDENPELIPTIVGIDFADIEEGYPPKDNRELFQHVHKNNQQHPDRALEITYHVGESYFDKSLESAIRWCHEAAEMGARRLGHAIALGLDPAVAIARRPNAHAKERVSERLDQIAYDLTHASELSAFDIEVNASALQTERQTLKNRTPEEIVERPYNPQRLEEIRNRQQFVLNRLTKLGTVIETCPTSNLRIGGVPDPAHHPIHTFLKSNVNLVIGADDPGIFDSPIASEIDWALTHTNWTPEALDKRLGDPRRFQLGSLRPS, via the coding sequence ATGTCCCCACTCCACTTAGCCAAAACTTGCGAACTCCACGTCCACCCAGGCGGATGCTTGACCGCCGAAGACCTCATAGAACTCGGCAAAGACCTTTACGAAGACATTGACTGGACGCCTTTTACAGACGCCTACGAAGAAGCTTATGGTATTCGTCCGGATCCCATCGCACTCTATCGCGATGCCATCTCCAATCCAACCGTGGGACTTGCCAAATTTAAAGAACACTACATCTATACCGAAAAAGACGGGGGCGACTTTGGCCGGTTTAAAGCCAAATTCAACATCATCAGCAGCCTTTTGAGACACCCACCCCAAAGACAGGAACTCCTGATCAAGGCGTTTTTCAAAGCACACGATCGGCATCGCAAAGAAGGTATCACCTTTATCGAATACCGTTGTAGCGGTGGTGGGGAAACGCGAGAGGGATTCATCGACTTTCACAGCACAAATGCCCAAATTCTCTCAAACGCATCGCAAAACAACACAACCGCGCGCTACATCATCACCCTGCGCCGCTCGACCGCGCAACAAGACTACGAATGGGTGCAAGAACTCCTGGACGAAAACCCCGAACTCATACCCACCATCGTCGGCATTGACTTTGCCGACATCGAAGAAGGTTATCCCCCAAAAGACAACCGCGAACTCTTCCAACATGTACACAAAAACAACCAACAACACCCCGACCGCGCCCTCGAAATCACCTATCACGTAGGCGAAAGCTATTTCGACAAATCGCTCGAAAGCGCGATACGCTGGTGTCACGAAGCCGCTGAAATGGGCGCCAGACGATTGGGCCATGCCATAGCACTCGGCCTCGACCCGGCAGTCGCGATTGCGCGTCGCCCCAATGCACATGCAAAAGAACGGGTCAGCGAACGCCTCGATCAGATCGCCTACGATCTCACGCACGCCTCTGAACTTTCGGCTTTCGATATCGAAGTGAACGCCAGTGCACTCCAAACCGAACGACAAACCCTGAAAAACCGAACACCCGAAGAAATAGTCGAGCGCCCTTATAATCCCCAACGCCTCGAAGAAATCCGCAACCGCCAGCAATTTGTTCTCAACCGCCTCACAAAACTCGGCACAGTCATCGAAACGTGCCCCACCTCCAACCTCCGCATCGGCGGCGTGCCTGATCCCGCTCATCACCCCATCCACACATTTCTCAAATCAAATGTCAACCTCGTCATCGGCGCAGACGACCCCGGCATCTTCGACAGCCCAATCGCCAGCGAAATCGACTGGGCACTCACCCACACCAACTGGACACCCGAGGCTCTGGACAAACGCTTGGGTGATCCCCGCCGATTTCAATTGGGAAGCCTGCGCCCTTCATGA